The sequence TGTTTTTGTATATTCCCAGGTTAATTTACCGTTGGCCAGGTTGTTGGCAATGCTGGCAGCTTCGTATGGTTCACATCCTAACTGTCGTACAATGCTACGGGTTAGTAAAACACCCGAAAGGACAAGAAATATCAATACTACAGCGAAGAAAAGAAAAGCTATCTGTTTTATTTTTTTGGCCTGATCTATACTGGCAAGGTATTCTACTTCAGTTTGTTTCGAGCTTATTTCGGTGAGTTCGTTAATAGCTTCACGCATTTTATCAAAGTCGTTAATGTATTCACCGAAGTACAAAAGGGATGCGTCTGTGAATTTTTTATCCTTAATAAGCTGCTCCAGTGAAATTGACATGTCTTTTACGGAGTTGAATTTTTTGTCAAACACATCAAATGAGGAAGTGTTTTTTCCGCCCGTAGAAAGAAAAGTTGTTTTGAATTTACCAAAGCGTGTATTAAGCTGCTCAAGATTTTCATTAACATCTTTAAAGTCTACTGTTAACTTCTTGCTGCTATCGTCTTTTGCTACAAATGCCGTATTAATAACTTCACTGATGGTGAGGCGCGACTGGTAGGCGTCACGGTCGCCTTCTAATAAGGCAGTAATACTCAGCAAGCGATTGCTGTATATGCTGGTAACGTTTTGCGTGATCCCATCCAGATTAATAATGTTATAAGCAATGTTTACAATGTAAAGCGTGGTAATAACAATAAAGGTTATTAATACGCGCTGTCCTACTTTTAAATTTGAGAGTGATTTCATTTTTGTATGTCTATTTTTACGTTTGGTTGGTTTTCTGATTTTTTACTTTTAAAAAAAGTGGGACTAATGGTTACTACTGCATAAACATATTGTTTTTGTTTACTGACTTTTCCGCCAAAAAAGGCATCTAATGTAGGAGTACCAAACATAATGCAATGGCCCAGACTTGCTTTTATTGTTGATGACACTTTATAGTGTAAACTAAAATCATTTTCTGTGCCCAGGTAGCTTGGCAGTGTTATGTCCTTGTTTTTAGTGTCGTTTATTTTCGCATCTGTTTCAAAATAGTGTACATCATTTTCCAGAGAAAGTTTTGATGTAATCTTTAGTTTTGTTTTAAGATACATGTCTCTGATGCCGCAGAGTGTTGGTGTGTTTACATAAAAATAATCGAGTTGTCCGAAGTGCGCATGGGGCGATCCATATAGCCTGTCGAAGGTTTGCGATTTAGTATAAGAAGCGTCTTTCTGGTGGTTTTGACTCGTACCTGATCCAACATCCAGGCCCAGTGTCAGATCAAGAAATTTAGTCATCTTATAAGTAAGGTTCGCAGAATAGAAGTAGGCCGATACCTCTTTTTTGCTGGTGTTTTTTCCCATTTGGTAATAGAATAAACCTTTGAAAGAAAATCTTTTGCTGATTTCAAAACTCAGGTCAGGGCCAAACGTTTGGGTATAGTATATATTTGTAGTCGTGTCGCCTTTTTCCATACCATGGTTAAGGAAGATAAAAGAGACTTTAGCTTTTGTGAAATCCTGGTGCAACCATAAAAATTGCATGTTTTTGTAGAACTTATAAATATAGGGTTCGCGCTTCAGGTCCTGTCCGTTAGCGTTAAAAGCAAAACCCAGGTGCGACTTGAACGAAAATTTTTCAAATTTCAGTAAGCCGGCATCGTGCGCTCTTGTTCCCACCCAGTTAGGATCACTGAGTAAATATTCTGAATCATAAACAAATCCTTGTCTGCCTGCACGCACTGAAAAAGAAGGCGTAAAATGTTTTTCTACCCATCCCCTGTATAGCGCTATGTTTGGTAAATCGTCGCGGTCGCTTTGATCTCCCCAGAAGCGTCTATCCTGAATGATAATTTCGGCATCGAGATCATTTTCTTTTTTAAATCCAAAAATGATCCGGGTACGTTGAAGATTAAAAAAAGACGGTTTGTCTCCGGCATAGTGTGGCTTTCTGAAGCCCATGGAGTATAAGGGATTTAGTCTGAACTCGCCGTCAATACTTATCTCCTGTGCCTTTGTAGCAGTGTTGAATGCCATTGCCAGGCTGAAACAAAAAAGCAATCGGGTAGGAAGCTTCATCCTTGTTATAATCTTAAAATTTTTCATAGTCGCTATCTAATGCTAATACGGGCTCCGCCTGCAGGTCTAGTTTTACTTCTTTTATTTTTTTTGCCATTTTTGATGTGGTTGCGTGCAAATTTCGCAGCGCTGAAGGTTGGTGTGATTTTTGTTTTACGAGGTTTAGCGTACCCGATTCAATTTTAAAAAACGAAACCATGTCTTTAAGACTTTCCGCCTGCGCATTTAATTCTTCCGAACCGGCGGCCATTTCCTCGGCGGTAGCGGCATTTTCCTGAACTACCTGATTGAGTTGTTGGATGGCGTTATTCACCTGGTCGGCTCCGGCGTTTTGCTCCACGCTTGAAGAACTGATTTCCTGAACCAGATCTGATGTTTTTTGAATGTTAGGAACTACACTGTTTAAAAGCTCACCTGATCTTGTTGCAATATCAACACTTAGAGAAGAAAGCTCGTTGATTTCAGTTGCAGCTAGCTGACTTCTTTCGGCTAGTTTTCTTACCTCGGCAGCCACAACAGCAAATCCTTTTCCGTGTTCGCCGGCTCTTGCGGCTTCTACTGCTGCGTTAAGAGCGAGTAAATTAGTTTGTCGAGAAATTTCACCAATAATTGAAATTTTATTGGCAATTGTTTTCATTGAACCTACTGTTTTTGCTACGGCCTCGTTGCTTTCAGTAACATCTTTTGCTGCACTGCGCGCTATTTTTTCTGTCTCTTTTGAGTTGTTTGTGTTTTGTTGAATGTTAGCGGCCATCTCTTCCATAGAAGAAGAGATCTCTTCTACTGAACTGGCTTGCTCGGTGGCTCCTTCAGACATTTGTTGGGCTGACGAACTCATTTGGTTGCTGGCCACGGAAATGCTTTGAGAAGCGCTAACTACAAAGCCAATAACCTCCTGGAGCTTGGTTGCCATTTTTTTCAAAGAAGCTGCCAGGTCTCCCACTTCATCTTTTTGCTCGATAGTAATGGTCGCCGTAAGGTCTCCGTTTGCAATCTTTTCTGCAAGTTCCGAAGCTGCTTTTAAAGGACCGGCAATAGATTTGGTAATAGCCATGCCAATGAGTATGGATACTAAAATACTTGCCAGTGAAGTTATAAGAATGCCTGTAATAGAAGCCGCTACCAGGTCATCGGTGGCTTTCGCAGAACCTTCAACGATAAGGGCAATGTCATCCTCTGTCTTGAGTAATTCTGCATTCACACTATTTGCAATTTTGTCGAAAGCGTGGTCAGTCTTACTAAGTTCCTTCTTAGTGGTTTCAAGTAATACTTTAAATTTCTCTGTTTCCACGGGATTTGCTATAGCGTGAACCTGGCTTGTGTTTTCTAAAAGTTTTAGGTACTCGATTTTCTGAGCATGAAGTTTATTAAATAGGGGGGTAAGCTCTGTGTTATGCGTTTCATCAAGGGTTCGGGCTATTTTACTGACCCTTTCTTTTATGGTATCAAATTTTAAACCCCATTCTTTAGTACCACAAAGCTCTTGTATGATATTAATATTTTTGTCGAATCCTTTTATGGCCTCGGTGTGATTGGTTACCTGCTCCTCTACTTCTTCAGTAGCTTCAGAAGCTAAAACTTCCATTACCAGTTGTTTATCCCAGGTGAGATTATATTTCGCTTCGTTAAGCGCATCTGAAAGCTTCATGCTTTCGGTGATGTCGTTGCCTTGCTTATCGATCTGGTTAAGAGTGTAAACTATAGAGCAGGAGAGACCAATGAGTATTAACGTCACGAGTCCAAAAGCAACGGTTAGTTTAAATTTTATTTTTAAATTTTTTAATAATTTCATTTTTGTTTTATTTAATGTTTGTAAAAGTAGGTCCAGTACCAACGTTAACTTGTAATTGCTTTATACAGTTTTTGTAAGTGATTTCCCTTAGCTACACTTACAAGTTTTAAGCGACCTGGTTTTCGGTTTTAGGTTCCAGAATCGCTTCCAGGTCTTGCGAGGTGAAAACTTTATCAATGTCTAACAGCATCATGAACTGATCTTTCTCCTTAATCATTCCCTGGATAAAATCTGCGCGGTATTTTGAGCCAATGCTTGGAGAGGGTTGAATGTATTTTTCCTCCATTTCAAATACTTCGGATACAGAATCCACCATGGCGCCAACCGTTACTGTTTCGTCATTCAGGCCAATACTTAAAACGAGAATACATGTATCCACAGTCATTTCAATGGGTTGTAAGCCAAATTTGATACGGGCATCGATTACCGGCAACACGCCGCCTCTCAGGTTTACCACGCCTTTTAAAAAGTCGGGCGCGTGTGGAACTTTGGTGATTTTTGGAACTTCCAGAATTTCCATAATTTTCATTACTTCTATGGCGAAATGTTCTTCCGCTAGTTTGAACGATAAAAATGATTTTGTAGCTTCTGTTTTTTCGTCCCTGATTAATTTAGTTGCCATGATTTTTCTTCGGTTTGAATTTTTTTAATGAATAATTCTATTAGTTTGTTTGTATCGAGTACAAGCGCAATAGTGCCATCACCCAGAATGGATGCGCCTGAAACAAAATCTTGTTTTGTATAGTATTTGCCAAGGGGTTTTACAACTGCCTGGTATTCTCCAATAATAGTGTCAACACTTATTCCTACTTTACGTTCGCCGTTGTTAACCACTATCATTTGCGATTGAGCGTTTGGCATAGAAGAGTAGCCAAATTCATCTCTTAAATGAATAAAGGGAACTTGTTCTTCATCGAGTATGAGCAGGTTATTAAAACTACCCATCATGTCTTTATTATTTACTGCATAGCATTTGGTTATCACCGATAGTGGAATGATATAATTTACATGGTCGATCACTACCAGTAAGCCGTCAATAATAGAGAGGGTAAGTGGAAGTTTAATGGTAAGGGTAGTACCTTCGTCTATTTTCGACTCTACTAAAATCGTTCCTTTTAAATCCGTTATATTCCGTTTTACAACGTCCATTCCTACGCCTCTCCCTGAAACGTCTGTTACTTTTTGCGCTGTTGAAAAACCCGGGTAGAAGATGAGGTCGAAAATTTCT is a genomic window of Sphingobacteriaceae bacterium containing:
- a CDS encoding chemotaxis protein CheW; translation: MATKLIRDEKTEATKSFLSFKLAEEHFAIEVMKIMEILEVPKITKVPHAPDFLKGVVNLRGGVLPVIDARIKFGLQPIEMTVDTCILVLSIGLNDETVTVGAMVDSVSEVFEMEEKYIQPSPSIGSKYRADFIQGMIKEKDQFMMLLDIDKVFTSQDLEAILEPKTENQVA
- a CDS encoding chemotaxis protein, yielding MKLLKNLKIKFKLTVAFGLVTLILIGLSCSIVYTLNQIDKQGNDITESMKLSDALNEAKYNLTWDKQLVMEVLASEATEEVEEQVTNHTEAIKGFDKNINIIQELCGTKEWGLKFDTIKERVSKIARTLDETHNTELTPLFNKLHAQKIEYLKLLENTSQVHAIANPVETEKFKVLLETTKKELSKTDHAFDKIANSVNAELLKTEDDIALIVEGSAKATDDLVAASITGILITSLASILVSILIGMAITKSIAGPLKAASELAEKIANGDLTATITIEQKDEVGDLAASLKKMATKLQEVIGFVVSASQSISVASNQMSSSAQQMSEGATEQASSVEEISSSMEEMAANIQQNTNNSKETEKIARSAAKDVTESNEAVAKTVGSMKTIANKISIIGEISRQTNLLALNAAVEAARAGEHGKGFAVVAAEVRKLAERSQLAATEINELSSLSVDIATRSGELLNSVVPNIQKTSDLVQEISSSSVEQNAGADQVNNAIQQLNQVVQENAATAEEMAAGSEELNAQAESLKDMVSFFKIESGTLNLVKQKSHQPSALRNLHATTSKMAKKIKEVKLDLQAEPVLALDSDYEKF